A stretch of Rhodohalobacter mucosus DNA encodes these proteins:
- a CDS encoding transglutaminase-like domain-containing protein, whose protein sequence is MKKTRYPGIDGVMQAATDLVAKYTGDERVRSLALNITRSVRKHSATGQPDLRNDDLIAEAIYKWMVRNINYVRDPWNIERIQSPDVTIRQKAGDCDDHAILGASLLQSLGIQTGFRIVSRTGNHFDHIYAVYRSPAGWKSFDTTVLKYPGYSFDERLIKKSRHIPNRLPDGLGFEPITTAAAIASTVSTGISVKNTLSQLFAAGDKDQRQLRSGLRNYLMQQGVRSEVISYSHTENHKLQRYAKMIDELGKPAVDQLNRYGNLSDSFVAGQRAQNSKRKMTMVTGLAAGGILLTSIVIWTIKK, encoded by the coding sequence GTGAAAAAGACCCGCTATCCGGGAATTGATGGCGTGATGCAGGCGGCCACGGATCTGGTTGCAAAGTACACCGGGGATGAACGGGTTCGCAGTCTTGCACTTAACATCACCCGTTCCGTGCGAAAGCATTCAGCAACCGGCCAGCCCGATCTCCGCAACGATGATCTGATTGCCGAGGCTATCTATAAATGGATGGTTCGTAACATTAACTATGTACGTGATCCCTGGAATATTGAGCGAATTCAATCGCCGGATGTCACCATTCGCCAAAAAGCCGGTGATTGTGATGATCATGCGATTCTGGGAGCCTCCCTCCTTCAAAGCCTTGGCATTCAAACCGGATTCCGAATTGTATCACGAACCGGCAACCATTTTGATCATATCTATGCTGTGTACCGGTCACCGGCCGGATGGAAGTCATTCGATACTACTGTTCTAAAATATCCGGGATATTCGTTTGATGAACGGCTGATTAAAAAATCCCGGCACATTCCCAACCGCCTGCCGGATGGACTTGGCTTTGAACCGATAACTACGGCAGCGGCTATCGCTTCCACGGTAAGTACCGGGATCAGCGTAAAGAATACCCTTTCACAACTATTTGCAGCCGGAGATAAAGACCAGCGCCAGCTACGTAGCGGTCTGCGAAATTATTTGATGCAGCAGGGAGTGCGATCGGAAGTGATCTCTTATTCACACACCGAAAACCACAAGCTTCAACGCTATGCAAAAATGATTGATGAGCTGGGAAAACCGGCTGTTGATCAACTGAACAGGTACGGGAATTTGTCGGACTCCTTTGTGGCAGGTCAGCGAGCCCAAAACAGTAAACGAAAAATGACCATGGTTACCGGTTTAGCGGCAGGTGGAATTCTGCTTACCAGCATCGTGATCTGGACTATAAAAAAGTGA